Genomic DNA from Paramisgurnus dabryanus chromosome 11, PD_genome_1.1, whole genome shotgun sequence:
TGTAGAGTTTTGCTTTGTAATTCTGAGAGGTCTGTAGAGTTTTGCTTTGTAGTGGTGAGATGTCTGTAGAGTTTTGCTTTTTAGTTGTGAGAGGTCTGTAGAGTTTTGCTTTGTAGTTGTGAGAGGTCTGTAGAGTTTTGCTTTGTAGTTGTGAGATGTCTGTAGAGTTTTGCTTTGTAGTTGTGAGAGGTCTGTAGAGTTTTGCCCTGTAGGCATGAGAGGTCTGTAGAGTTTTGCTTTGTAATTGTGAGAGGTCTGTAGAGTTTGCTCTGTAGTTGTGCGAGGTCTGTAGAGTTTTGCTGTGTAGTTGTGAGAAGACTGTAGAGTTTTGCTCTGTAGGCGTGAGAGGTCTGTTGTTTTGCTTTGTAGTTTTGAGAGGTCTGTAGAGTTTTGCTCTGTAGGCATGAGAGGTCTGTAGTTTTGCTTTGTAGTTGTGAGAGGTCTGCAGAGTTTGCTCTGTAGTTGTGAGATGTCTGTAGAGTTTGCTCTGTAGTTGTGAGAGGTCTGTAGAGTTTTGCTCTGTAGGCGTGAGAGGTCTGTAGTTTTGCTTTGTAGTTGTGAGAGGTCTGTAGAGTTTGCTCTGTAGTTGTGAGAGGTCTGTAGAGTTTTGCTCTGTAGGCGTGAGAGGTCTGTAGTTTTGCTTGTAGTTGTGAGAGGTCTGTAGAGTTTTGCTGTGTAGTTGTGAGAAGACTGTAGAGTTTTGCTTTGTAGTTGTGAGAGGTCCGTAGAGTTTTGCTGTGTAGATGTGAGAGGTCTGTAGAGTTTTGCCCTGTAGTTGTGAGAGGTCTGTAGAGTTTGCTCTGTAGTTGTGAGAGGTCTGTAGAGTTTTGCTCTGTAGTTGTGAGAAGACTGTAGAGTTTTGGTCTGTAGGCGTGAGAGGTCTGTAGTTTTGCTGTGTAGTTGTGAGATGTCTGTAGAGTTTTGCTTTGTAGTTGTGAGAGGTCTGTAGAGTTTTGCTTTGTAGTTGTGAGAGGTCTGTAAAGTTTGCTCTGTAGTTGTGAGAGGTCTGTAGAGTTTTGCTCTGTAGGCGTGAGAGGCCTGTAGTTTTGCTTTGTAGTTGTGAGAGGTCTGTAAAGTTTTGCTCTGTAGGGTTCTGCAGAGTTTTGCCCTGTAGTTGTGAGAGGTCTGTAGAGTTTTGCTGTGTAGATGTGAAAGGTCTGTAGAGTTTTGCCCTGTAGTTGTGAGAGGTCTGTAGAGTTTTGCTGTGTAGCGGTGAGGGGTCTGTAGAGTTTTTACCTGTAGTTGTGAGGGGTCTGTAGAGTTTTTCCCTGTAGTTGTGAGGGGTCTGTAGAGTTTTGCTTTGTAGTTGTGAGAGGTCTGTAGAGTTTTGCTTTGTAGTTGTGAGATGTCTGTAGAGTTTTGCTTTGTAGTTGTGAGAGGTCTGTGGAGTCTTCCTTTGTAGTTGTGAGAGGTCTGTAGAGTTTGCTTTGTAGTTGTGAGATGTCTTTAGAGTTTTGCTTTGTAGTTGTGAGAGGTCTGTAGAGTCTTCCTTTGTAGTTGTGAGAGGTCTGTAGAGTTTGCTCTGTAGTTGTGAGAGGTCTGTAGAGTTTTTCTCTGTAGGCGTGAGAGGTCTGTAGTTTTGCTTTGTGAGAGGTCTTTACAGTTTTGCTCTGTAGTTGTGAGATGTCTGTAGAGTTTTGCTGTGTAGGGGTGAGGGGTCTGTAGAGTTTTGCCCTGTAGATGTGAGAGGTCTGTAAAGTTTTGCTCTGTAGTTTTGAGAGGTCTGTAAAGTTTTGCTCTGTAGTTGTGAGAGGTCTGTAGTGTTTTGACCTGTAGTTGTGAGAGGTCTGTAGAGTTTTGCTGTGTATGTGTGAGAGGTCTGTAGAGTTTTGCTGTGTATGTGTGAGGGGTCTGTAGAGTTTGCTCTGTAGTTGTGTGAGGTCTGTAGAGTTTTTCTCTGTAGGCGTGAGAGGTCTGTGGTTTTGCTTTGTAGTTGTGAGAGGTCTTTACAGTTTTGCTCTGTAGTTGTGAGATGTCTGCAGAGTTTTGCTCTGTAGTTTTGAGAGGTCCGTAAAGTTTTGCCCTGTAGGCATGAGAGGTCTGTAGAGTTTTGCTCTGTAGTTGTGAGAGGTCCGTAAAATTTTGCCCTGTAGGCATGAGAGGTCTGTAGAGTTTTGCTTTGTAGTTGTGAGAGGTCTGTAGAGTTTTGCTTTGTAGTTGTGAGAGGTCTGTAGAGTTTTGCTTTGTAGTTGTAAGAGATCTGTAAAGTTTTGCTCTGTAGTTGTGAGAGGCCTGTGGAGTTTTGCTGTGTAGATGTGAGAGGTCTGTAGAGATTTTACAGTTTTGTTGTGTAGATGTGAGAATTagaattttatagttttatttcaGCATGAAAGGATGGATAGCAGAGAGAGGAAACATGTCATCTGTGCCTCGCTGCTTTATGGGGGCTGACAGCAGGGGATTTTGGGATTAGAGGTTGAAAGAGGGCCATTATAGCCCAGCCAAAACCAACGATAGATATCACAAGCTAAACATGAGGGGAACTATGTAATACCACAAGTGAACGTGACCAAAGAAAACAGCAGATTTATGCGTTTTATCTGGAAATCTTCAACAAAGGTGAAACATAAAGTTGTTTCCTTCAAGTTTGTGTGACACTCTTTAAACGACAACAGCTCCAGATTTAGCAGCAATAACGTGACTTAACAAATAAACTGATTACGTAAGAATTTCTCAAAATGTACCTGAGTGAAAACAGCCGCCTGTCAGTCTGGAGCGAGCAGCAGCTGTTCACGCGAGCGTTAATTAGAGCTCAAGAGACGCGCGCGCAGCTGTGCAAGCTGAAAGAATGATAATGAATGTGTGGGAATCtgtcaataaaacattttttttaagtatttcagtcaaatattttagtttaagcaataagacattttttaaattcacGAGTCTGTGGTCTAAgtttaagaaataaacaaaCTGTTAGGCTTCAGTAGATGTGAAATATTGCCATCTCGTGGTGGCATCTTGcaattacaatttttttaaaataaaagtactgttGCACCATTTTGCCACAGTGAACGTAATACTACTAATAATACCATGTTACTACTAAATGTTTACCACATCCATGTACTCAAAGAATATCACATTTCTAATGTGGTAAATAGCACTCACCTAATTTGTCTGTTTGAATATTATTTTCCTTTGCAAGTTGAAAttgcattaatgcatttaacacaaaataaaacaatgtgttttatttatggTCAGTCACATTATACGCATCACATTCAgctaacaaaaaatgtttactaTAATAGAAATACACTGAACAAAACATTTCAATAGATATCAAGAAACATTAAGGCAGATCTGTGTTTATCGGGCTCACAGACTCTTATAGAGTGACTAAAATAGACTAATGTTAACAGACAAAACATGGTAAATCTAAAAGGTAAATCATGATGAAAGTCCAAGATTAAAGACAAAATCACTACAAGTTACATTCATCAGGGAACAATGGTAGTTTTTCTAAACTAGGTATCATAAACACATTTGATTAATGCatgaataatatttattttggtGGACAGCTGTGAATGAAATGATTTGTTAAAGAAAAGCGTGTTTGTGTCTTTGATTTGCTTACTATCCTGGTAACATGTTTTAGCTCtttaatatacagtattttatCCTTAACCATCTTTTGATGGACATTCACAGCTTATGTAGGCTTGCTTTATTTTATTGAGTGATGAAATAAAGGTGGGAATGAAGTGTCATCTAACCATCACAATAAGCCATCTCAATATCAAATCAtctaattttttctttttttttcttcatcCAACACGTTCATGTAAGTGCACACATATGTTCATGAACACACACCGTTCCCTCggaaaaaaaaatcaagcaGGTGTTTCCAGTATGGATCGTTTCAGACAGCACCATCGCCACATCCTTACGAAATGATATCGCACAGAGTCTATTTGTTAAGATTTTTGAGTTGTCGGTTGGTGGAGCTGATTTTGCCGTCCATGTTGTCGACTTTATTAAGCAAAGAGTCCAGAGAAACATCTTGGTCTTCGATTTCCATCTGCAGTCCCAGCCCAAGATTCTTCAGCCTGCCCAGACCCAATGACATTTCATCTGACAAGAAACCACACAAAATATTAAGTCTGTATACCCGACCTGCACATCCTTATGATCAAAAGCTGCAGATGTTATATTTCTTACCAAGATTATTGTCAAGTACTTGATGGGCAGCCCGCAGCTGTTTGTTCTTGGGATATCCGTTTTGATCGGATGGCTCATTATTCAGAGGCGCAGAAGCTCCAAATCCTGCataaacaaacattatttttgCGTTTCTGATAAATGGAGAGATGTTTGTATTTGACACAGAGCTTCTGTTTCACCTGCTTaccttcttaaagggacactccactttttttgaaaatatactcattttccagttccctcccagttgatctccgggtctaagaatcaagttttaaataggaaaaatattgaaactctttggttatttttttagcgcgatgctaatggtctaatcagattcaatggattatgctaagctatgctaaaagtgctagcgccaaacccagagatcagctgaatggataccaaaaaaagttcaaatcaaatgtttaactctaggggagctggaaaatgagcctattttcaaaaaagtagagtgtccctttaaggcacACAGATAAACTCAAAATTTTGTAAGTAAAGTTATGCATTTTACCAGATGTGTCAAGTCTCCTGAGGTTAGGATGGGTGGCCTGATATTTGTCTTCCTGTTGTTTGCTTTCTGAAAGTGCGTTCTGCAATCTGAATGTAAAACATACTCAGGTTGTTAAAAAAAGCTATTTATAATTGCTTTAAAAGAgtaacatacattttaaaatgtgtataaaatgtatattatgctaCTCATATGTATAGGATCAATATATCATCACAATCCACTAATGCAgaggtcttcaacctttttcagGCCAATGGATAGAGAGGAGATGCAGGGACCCCAGCACATGTatcaaatcaaattatggatttacaTACTTGTTTTGACGGTTAGATTACAAAGATattaaaattatgatttttgtatCACATATACTTACTTAGCATACAAcataacattttacatttactgaATAGATTTTATTGGGGTGTTTTCATTTTAATCTAATTTTATATGGGAACCTTTAATTCAATCAATTTCTATTATTAGCCTATTGCTGTTTTGGTCGGATGCCTActttcatttattaaaaaaaaatacaatcaaACAATATCTGGAGGACCCCCGATGGGCCCCGGACTCTCTGTTGAAGACCCATGCGCTAATATAAACGTCCAAATACTAAAATGTCCCCTCAGCAGTTCATTTTACCTGTTGTTGCCCTCATAGGACACAGGTTGGTCCTTTTGTGGAGGTTTGGGATCAGGTTTAGCTTTAAAATAATTGAACAGGCCACCCCATACGCTCTTAATAGTGGTTATATGCTTCTGGCTCGTCCTCATGTCCTGTTCCATGTTGTCAATCATTTTCTCTGTTCTCTTCAAAGCTTCACCCTGACGAATCAGTTCctgtacagagagagagagaaagcaatTGATAAAgctattgtgataaatgaacagTAAATCTGGGTAAACCGTCTATAGGTTTCGTCTCACCTCTGCCGTCTCGGCTCCGACTTTCTCCGATTCGTAGATGAGTCCGACCGATCGGTAGCTGCTGTCCACGGCGGACTGTGCTGTGTGCATCACTTCTCTCTGGAGCTGTCTCTGTCTCCTCTCTGCTGGACTCAGTGAACTCTCATCTGGTTCATCATCAAAGTTAAAGCCTCTTCTAGGCCCTCCGCTCGCCATGTCcccttcatcatcatcatcagcgAACGGGTTGTGAGATTTGGGATAGGCTGACATCCTgagactgagtaaaatgagatTATATAGACACTTATTTTGATGCAGATCTCGAACAGAAGAATGCTTTATTAAATTTAAACCAGTTAATGCTTACAAAATTACCGTGGTGGTACCACGACACAGTGATTCTATCAGATATCattgtatttaaatgtttatattagcCCCAAATGATTGCCATTCGTGTACAATAGTATTGACATTGTACGTAAAGGAATTTGCATGCTGAAATCATCGTAGTAATGCGATTATGGTACTATTTCTATTGAAATCATCggacttgtaaaccattcgagATATAAATCAAACTTGTTAACATCTTACATGACAAGTAAATATTTCACATATCTTTAAATAACACGAGGTTTGACGCTCGTCAGTTGTTTTCTATCTCAGCTAACTAATCGATGGCAATATCTACAGCTAACGAATAAAACCCTACATCCTTTAAAAC
This window encodes:
- the snap29 gene encoding synaptosomal-associated protein 29 — protein: MSAYPKSHNPFADDDDEGDMASGGPRRGFNFDDEPDESSLSPAERRQRQLQREVMHTAQSAVDSSYRSVGLIYESEKVGAETAEELIRQGEALKRTEKMIDNMEQDMRTSQKHITTIKSVWGGLFNYFKAKPDPKPPQKDQPVSYEGNNRLQNALSESKQQEDKYQATHPNLRRLDTSGFGASAPLNNEPSDQNGYPKNKQLRAAHQVLDNNLDEMSLGLGRLKNLGLGLQMEIEDQDVSLDSLLNKVDNMDGKISSTNRQLKNLNK